The Candidatus Zixiibacteriota bacterium nucleotide sequence TTTCCGTTCTGAATCCACGACAGTTTATACCGGTCTGAGTCAGACTTTATTTCATCGGGACACTTTAAAGACTGGGCCAATCTATTACTGGAAGGTGAAAGCCTCAGATAATTTCGGAATGGAAAGATGGTCCAATCAATCCAGAAGCTTTTATCGGTATATGCCTGGAGATACTAATGGTGACGGAAAGTACACCGTCTCTGATGCAGTTTTTCTTGTCAATTATCTATTCAAAGCAGGAAAAGCGCCTGTGCCTCTGGGAGCAGGGGATGCAAATTGCAGCAATGATGTTACTGTGGCGGATATTGTCTACTTAGTCAATTATCTCTTCAAGGGTGGACCGGTACCGTGCATACCTTGAAAGATAATTACAAATGACAGATATAAGGTGACAGATAACAATTATCTTCTCTTGGTTTCTATTTTTGGTGATAAAGGGAAATAAAGTGAGTTAGAAAAAGCTTGACAGGCTAAAAAATAGAAATTACTTCTCACTCAAGGAATGTGGTAACTCTTATAGTTCTGAAGCCTTATGTCTCTTGATTTAATATCAAACTTACGGGTTCCAAATTTACTATCCTATTCGTTTAGTTGTAAAAATATAAAAAACACAATATTAAGTGAAGAAAATAACTAACTTCAATACCTCGAGGTCACACAAAAAACGAATAAAGGCTGCAATTAGATTATTCGGATATTTAGTGATATTTATCCTTATCTTTTCGTGGTTTATCCCTTCAATTAGAGCAGCTCAAATGCTTGATTTTTCAGGCAAAACGTTCAGAGAATCTCTCGATAGCAACTTTTGGATGCGCTATCCTCAGCAATGTATCGCTTTCAAATGGCGGTCACCTTCACGGTCATCTGTAGCTTTTCTATGCCCAATTTATTTTGAAAAAGCTCACTTTGAGTCACCGGTGGATTTCTTTTTGGCGGATTTTTATTCTGATGCGAGTTTTGTCACGGCAACTTTTGATTCTTGGACCAATTTTTTTAGTGCCTTGTTTCATTCCAAGACTTCTTTTACTGGCACGACTTTTTATTCTTTTGTTGATTTTTCTAGTGCTAACTTTGATTCTAGTGTTGACTTTTTTGGCGCCGCCTTTCATTTTGATTCTCACTTTTCAAATGCGACTTTCAGTTCTGGAGTTTCTTTTTGGCGAGCGGCTTTTCATTCTAAAGCTGATTTCTGGAAAGCAACTTTTGATTCTTTGGCATATTTTAAGGAAACAACCTTTAATTCCACTGCTAATTTTTCAATGGCAACGTTTGAGTCTACGGCTGATTTCTCCGGTGCATCTTTTGGTCCATCAGCTAACTTCAAGGCGGCGAAGTTCCAAGGCAATATCTGGTTTTTCAATGCGACTCTGCCCGACTCGTTAGATTTTAGGCACGTTACTGATGTTGCGAAAGAGATTGACTTTACTCTTTCTTACCCTCCTCGTGGAGGAGATAAGTGCAAGATCGCTCTTTTCGGAGCAGATATCAGCAAAATTAAACTCAGCATGGAGCTTTTTGAGTTGTGGTTCCCTGCTGATACCACTATTAGAACAGGGGATCACCCAGACACTATAATTAGTAATATTAGTTACGATAAACGAGTCAGTGTCTACGAACAAGTGCTGAAGAAACTCAAAGATGAAGGTTTGATGCAAAGCTATGAAATATTGGATATCGAATATCGCCAATTGAAATATCGACATAAGGGTGGTATTAACTGGTATGTCCTCAATACTTTTCAGTACTGGTGGTGGAATTATGGATACAACAAAGAGCGTGTATTCTTATGGAGTATAATATTTTGGCTAATTTTTTCATTCGTTAATTCTAGATTATATTGCGAACTAAATGAGAATGTATATTCAATTACTTTTTTAGATAAGATACAAAACAACGAATTGTCAAAAGTTAAAAGAGTAATATATTACTTGCTGCAGGTAGTAACTTATACAGCGATTGTATTCTTTGGTTTGAAAATGGATGTGGCGAAATTCAAGAAAGGTGTAATTAGACAACATCCTTGGCTATTTGCCTATTTGATGATTGTATATATTGTCGGGATAGTTTGCTTAGGTTTTATTGTTAACATTATTTTTACACTATAGGCATTAATGAGGAGTTTCTCTGATTAGATCACGAGATAAAAACATTTTTCAGATTTATAAAAGTTAGTAGCCGCAGACTTCAGTCTGCGGTATTATTCTGTAGGGGCACGTTGCGCCGTGCCCCTGCTTTTATTTCTAAATCTTCGGGGGTGCAATCCCTAGTATCCTTAGATATTGATTGATCTGGCTTCGATGGTGGATATCGTGTTCCAGTAAATGGGTGAAAATCCAGTATCCATCCAAGCTGTGAGTTTTACCCTCGTGCTCTATCTTATAGGTTTTACCCAGGACTTCGGACGGCTCCGAGAATAATCGCTCCATTCTTTCCCAGTGAGTTTCAAGATAGTGAGCTATAGTTTCTTTAGCAGGGGAGGGTTTGTCAGCATAGGCGCGCCCAGTCAAGGTTTTACCTTTCATTACCTCGTCGTACCACCAATCAGAGGCTTCGGAGATGTGAATGAATAACTTGCCCAGTGGAATCATCTTGTCTGCAGGTGCCCAGTCGAGCTTATCTATCGGAGCAAGCTCTAAAGCCTGGTTTAAAGTTGGCTTGAGACTTTCTCTCCAGAATTTCATCTGGTACTCAAGCAGGGGGTTATTTTGTGAGAGCATATTACCTCCTTTTGGTTATATAGCTTAGTGTTTCAAGGAGCATCCCCAAACAGAGTTTGGGGGTGAGCTACCTTATTCACCTTTCAATCGAAATTGATTAAATGTGGACGTCGGGTCCCCTGACCCGACGCAGAATAAATTTGACTTGCCTGGTCAGGAGACTTGGCAAGCACTGTAGTTTATCAAGCATCAGCAAGCTGATGCACTCCTTTTCATTCTCAATCTTTTGGCTCCCATTCAGGCATGTCTGCCCGTTTGGGCTTTAACCTGAACTGGTCAGGGTTTGATTTCAAGACCTCTCTCAACCAATTATCTGGATAACCTTTTTCCTCTGGCTCGCCGGTTTCGTCCTGGACATAGCCATCATTGTACTTGGTAACCAGATGCTCGCCTAACTCTTTCCATCTGGATACTACCATCTCAGCATTCTCAACTGAATAGTCGGTCAAATATCGAGTCAACAGCTTTTGGTCTTTTTTTTCAAGTTCCAATGCAGTTTTTTCCATTGTTGGCTGCAGGGAAAGGAAATTTCCTTCGATGTCCTTCTGCACTGCCTGAATCTCTGGCAGCATATAGGAATATTTCAGATTGGCATAATTTGCCACGAAGTTGAAGACCCACCAGGCTGATTCCCAGGAGAATTTGTTCAAGCTGCCTACTGTGAAAGACTTTGGAACTGTATCGATGCCGCAGTAAAAAGGTATATAACAGGAGGTGTAAGTATCATCCAGTCCATACCAGAGAACGCCTCCTATAGGGTCCGGGAGCCAGGAACGGGATTGAGAGACGAATGAAAATGCGGTCTGAGGAGTCGAAATCGGACGCTCCCAGCCGTATTCGACACTGTCAACCATCCAGGTAATAGGGCGGCTTCGATTCGGATTTCCATACGGACCAGCATCGATCCCTTTGGTCAGGTCATAAGGTGTTCCTTCATAATGGTCACGCATAAGGGCGAAAACATCTTTCACGGACAATTTCCTATCAGGCTTAATCCACAAAGGATAAGGTTTTGCTCCTTCGATTCCGCGATGATAATCTGGAGAAAAGTTCTGTGAGGGTGCTGCTCTGCGGAAGATGCTCCAGACTCGCGTATCAGCTAACCTTTTATTCTTTGCGTCAGCAGGACAATAGGCATCACAGAAGCGGAAGGGCTTACCAGATTTCGGGTCATAATAACCCTTTTCAACTGCAAAAGAGATAACATTTTCAGAATACAAGCAGTTCTTCGGGTCTTTCAAAGGGAACTCCCCGATTCTGGATTTATTAGCATGGCAGGAGATATAACCATCCGGAATTCTTAAAGCCACCCATTCTGCTCCCTTACCGCCTTTTCCTGGACCGATCATCTCCAGAATCCATGCCTCTTTGGTATCAGCTATGGAGAATGATTCTCCTGTGGAACGGTACCCATAGTCTGCCATAAGCTCGGTTATCACCTTTATTGCCTCCCTGGCGGTTTTTGCCAGCTCCAGTGCGAGCTGTATCAGGTCCCAGTAATGCAAAAGCCCCTCCGGATTCTGCAATTCCTCACGCCCGTCAAAAGTAGTCTCGCCAATTGTCAATTGATGCTCGTTCATCAAACCAACCACAGCATAAGTGTGCGGGACCTGTTTTATCTTGCCGCGCACCTTTCCGGACCAATCCCTAATCTCAAGAGAATCCCCGGGCTTATGGTCTGCCGCAAGAGTGTACTCCAGATGCGAATGAAACTCCCCATCGCAAGTATAGGTTATCATAACAGCCCCATCCTCTGAAGCTCCTTTAGACACCAGAAGGCTGGTGCACGGGTCCACCTGGGAAATAAAAGCAAAAAGGAAAAGATAGATGCAAACAGTTATTAGAAAGTATAGTCTCTTCATAAATCACCTCTCAATTGTTTACCGTAAAGTTTACTTTAAGGAATTCTCGCTCTCAAAGAAAATTCCGGGATTGTTTCGACTCAAATAAGATACAAACCTTTCTTGAGAAATCAAGGTAAAATCTGGCTTTAATATTCAGGAAAGTTCGTGGAATTCAAGCAAGAATGCTGCTTCTATCTAAACCGACACAATTGACTACGCCAAAGGTTATATCTTTTTTATTTGACTTTGTTTCAGTTCCTGAATAGATTATAGCCGATAACAAACCAAAAACGGAGGGATAGAATGGAAGAACAGCCCCAGGAAAAAGAGAAACTGCCGGAAGAAAAAGCGGAG carries:
- a CDS encoding C69 family dipeptidase — protein: MKRLYFLITVCIYLFLFAFISQVDPCTSLLVSKGASEDGAVMITYTCDGEFHSHLEYTLAADHKPGDSLEIRDWSGKVRGKIKQVPHTYAVVGLMNEHQLTIGETTFDGREELQNPEGLLHYWDLIQLALELAKTAREAIKVITELMADYGYRSTGESFSIADTKEAWILEMIGPGKGGKGAEWVALRIPDGYISCHANKSRIGEFPLKDPKNCLYSENVISFAVEKGYYDPKSGKPFRFCDAYCPADAKNKRLADTRVWSIFRRAAPSQNFSPDYHRGIEGAKPYPLWIKPDRKLSVKDVFALMRDHYEGTPYDLTKGIDAGPYGNPNRSRPITWMVDSVEYGWERPISTPQTAFSFVSQSRSWLPDPIGGVLWYGLDDTYTSCYIPFYCGIDTVPKSFTVGSLNKFSWESAWWVFNFVANYANLKYSYMLPEIQAVQKDIEGNFLSLQPTMEKTALELEKKDQKLLTRYLTDYSVENAEMVVSRWKELGEHLVTKYNDGYVQDETGEPEEKGYPDNWLREVLKSNPDQFRLKPKRADMPEWEPKD
- a CDS encoding pentapeptide repeat-containing protein codes for the protein MLDFSGKTFRESLDSNFWMRYPQQCIAFKWRSPSRSSVAFLCPIYFEKAHFESPVDFFLADFYSDASFVTATFDSWTNFFSALFHSKTSFTGTTFYSFVDFSSANFDSSVDFFGAAFHFDSHFSNATFSSGVSFWRAAFHSKADFWKATFDSLAYFKETTFNSTANFSMATFESTADFSGASFGPSANFKAAKFQGNIWFFNATLPDSLDFRHVTDVAKEIDFTLSYPPRGGDKCKIALFGADISKIKLSMELFELWFPADTTIRTGDHPDTIISNISYDKRVSVYEQVLKKLKDEGLMQSYEILDIEYRQLKYRHKGGINWYVLNTFQYWWWNYGYNKERVFLWSIIFWLIFSFVNSRLYCELNENVYSITFLDKIQNNELSKVKRVIYYLLQVVTYTAIVFFGLKMDVAKFKKGVIRQHPWLFAYLMIVYIVGIVCLGFIVNIIFTL
- a CDS encoding DinB family protein, with the protein product MLSQNNPLLEYQMKFWRESLKPTLNQALELAPIDKLDWAPADKMIPLGKLFIHISEASDWWYDEVMKGKTLTGRAYADKPSPAKETIAHYLETHWERMERLFSEPSEVLGKTYKIEHEGKTHSLDGYWIFTHLLEHDIHHRSQINQYLRILGIAPPKI